In the genome of Drosophila kikkawai strain 14028-0561.14 chromosome 2R, DkikHiC1v2, whole genome shotgun sequence, the window aaaaataaattatttatatatttttttcgattccGAGGAAAAACTTCAATTATAACATGACAATAATcattatacaaatttaaaggaatttCCTTACGTTTtacgaaatatttttaaaataaacgtATGTAACGAAATTTTCGGTGTGTAAACTCTTAAGGAAACCCCAAATATCGTAGGCCGGAGCTGAGGCAGCGGATGAGCCAGCAAAAGGAGCTTCCAGCGCCATTACCATTGCGGCCTGTTTGGGGCAAAGTCGAAATCACAGAGAATCATCGACAACTGGCAAATGTgtgaattgaattttcaaacaATTTTCCCCCGTGCAGTGTGCAGTCCTCGTCATCGGAATCAGGTTGCTGCTTCCCGGTTTCAGTTTCTGGTCCTGGCGCTTTTCAATTCCCTCTCCTGCCACTCCTTGTCCGAGGGCACAGTGTGCATGATTTGAGATTTGATTTGGACGGCGGCTACACATTACAGTCGCCACAGCCTCAGCTTCCTTTCGTTCGGTCCCGTTGTCCTGGGCGCTTGAAGCGGCTTTTAAACATTTCGCTCACGTCTCGGATGTTTATGCCATTAGCGTTTAAGTTGCCCATACAAAATGCGACTCGTAAATAAGCAAAcgtttctttgttttggttttctcCTTCCTTCAAACAATGTTTTTAAGTCGGATTGTTGCAATTGCCATTGGTAATTGATGCTGTGGCTGGTTATTGAATGTTATagaggaaaaaaagaaaaaacgcgataaaattaaaggaaattgTTGGGTGAAATGAGACAATTAAGTAAATTCTTTGAAAGGCTCAATTTGCATTCTTATAAAcatttctttaataatttttcaatttacaatttgaatACACTCGTACAAAATTTAGCTGGAAACTTAAAAGCTTGAAAAAGCCTAAAAATATGCAACACACATGGATAAATTTATCTAAAGACCAGttagcaggaggagcaggagcagcggcaGATGAAACCGTCTGGGGACTGCTCGAGATCCTGCTGATCCATGGCCTCCTGCTGAGCCTTCCACCGCGCTGCCCGATAGAGTCTGCGGATGAGATCACCATACGGTTGTCGCTGCATGATTTGCGTTGCGGCACTGTGAATTTCGTAGGTGCAGCTTGTTGCACGGAAGCAAATCCTTTGGGGCACAGATTCCCCGTATGAAATGGGTGACAGGACGGGAAGCTTGGTCCTTTTTGTCTTCTTGTTGATCTTTTTGACCGGCAGTAAAATCTTTTTCTTCAAGGAGGGCTCCGTGATGGCCGCCTCGGATTCTTCCTTGAATGATTCCTGTACCGTGCTCAATTTTGCCTTCTTTCCTCTCTTGACCCGCTTGTTGCCCACCAGCGGCAAGGTCTTAATTGTCTTTAAGCTCTTCCTCGGTAGGTTGCTCACTTTGACCGAGGTAGGCTCTGTGATGGCCGCCTGGATCTCCGCCTCAAAGGATTCCTTTGCCTTGGCCGCCTTCCTTTTCAGGACGGAAACCATATTGTACCGATGTTGTATATTGTTGATGTTCCGTAGGGTTCGCTCGAAAGAAAGCTTCACTTCTTTTACGGCCAGCAGCGCCTCGCAAATATCgttattaatcattttttcaCTGGTaaattttatacaaaacaACTATTTGACAGATCGTTTGGATGAACGAAAAATGAATGGAAACTTCACAGAAAACCGCCCTCGAAGGGATATCCTAAGCATTCTAGATTTATATTACGATTTGTCATTCGGGAAATTCCGATACGAAGCGACACGTACCCAACACACCTTATCGCTCCATGGGCTGATAAATTGTGTTTATGGAAAAACCAACAA includes:
- the LOC108074408 gene encoding uncharacterized protein, giving the protein MINNDICEALLAVKEVKLSFERTLRNINNIQHRYNMVSVLKRKAAKAKESFEAEIQAAITEPTSVKVSNLPRKSLKTIKTLPLVGNKRVKRGKKAKLSTVQESFKEESEAAITEPSLKKKILLPVKKINKKTKRTKLPVLSPISYGESVPQRICFRATSCTYEIHSAATQIMQRQPYGDLIRRLYRAARWKAQQEAMDQQDLEQSPDGFICRCSCSSC